Sequence from the Fodinibius salicampi genome:
GACTTTTACCCCATTAGATTTCAGATCGTGGTAGTACCAAATCCAGAAAAACAGTACCATAAACGCTCCGGCCTGGTGAATAACTCCTACCAAAATTTCCACATTGGTTATAACCGTTAAGATTCCGAGCACATACTGTGTCAAAATCATGCCGAGCAGAATTCGAGCTTTTTGTTCTATAATTGGACTGAGATCAGCTTTACGATTTTTCCACCAAAATATGGCAGCCGCTATTCCAAGGATAGTCCCTAAAATACGGTGCATCCATTGAACCGTACCGGGATTCTCTACCAGGTTTAATACCAACGGTTGCAGAACCCACGCGCTTCCGGGAAGCCAGTCCCCATTCATTGTGGGAAATGTATTGTACATATATCCTGCATCAAGTCCAGCGGTAAACGCACCCCAAACTACTTGAAAAGTAAAAATAATCAGTAGGGTTATGGACCACCGTTTGAGAGCAGGCAGATCGTTACTTTTCCCTGATGAATCTGAGTCGTAAAGATCCAGTGCATACCAGATACAAAATCCAAATAAAATCATAGCCAGCAGCAAATGAAGGGCCAACCGATAATGACTTACGTACGGCACATCCACCAAGCCGCTTTTAACCATAATCCAGCCCATAATTCCCTGCAGTGCTCCCAAAGCGAACAAAATACAGGCACGGCGTAACATTCTAGCATTAAAATACCCACGCACCCAGAAGAAGATAAATGGAACAAGAAAAACGAATCCGATGATACGGCCCAATAACCGGTGGATATACTCCCAGAAAAAAATTGCCTTAAATTCTGTTAGAGACATTCCTGTATTAATCTGCTGGTATTGAGGAAACTCCTTATAGCGTTCAAAAACTGCCATCCATTCGGATTCACTCATCGGAGGTAATGCTCCCATTATCAAGTTCCAATCAGACATTGAGAGACCGGAATCCGTCAATCGTGTAATTCCACCTACCACAAGCATGAAAAAAATTAACCACGCACCGGTCCATAGCCACCAGCGAATATATTTTTGTTGGTCGGGCGACATTTTATACTGTTTTTGAAAAGTTATGAACTTCCTTCTGTTCATTCAGGTAGTAATCAAAACACATAGCAATATTACGGAGAAACAACCGTCCTTTTTCAGTGATTATTAATTCATCAGAAGATCGTACAATAAGTCCGTCTTTTTCAAGCTCCAGTAAACGTTTCAATTCATCCGAGAAGTAATCAGTAAAATCAATATTCCATTGATTCTCAACGGAATGATAATCGATACCCATGCGACACATGATATCCATAATAACCGACTTGCGAAGCCGATCATCTCTGCTCAGTTGCAGTATTTTAAAAACCGGAGCATTTCCTTCATCCAATTGCTCATAATACCCTCCAATGTCTTTAGTATTTTGCCAATAATATTCCCCGACATTAGAAATACCCGACATGCCAAAGGCATATAAATCTGCTCCCGCCAATGTGCTGTAGCCCTGAAAATTACGCTGCAGTGTTCCATTGTCCATTGCCTGGGAGAGTTCCTCATCTTCCCGCGAGAAGTGATCCATACCTATAAATCGATACCTGTTCTCTGTTAAATAGGAGATACTCAGTTGCAACATGGCTAATTTCTCGTCAGTTGAGGGCATATCTGCCTCATTCAACAGCTTTTGAGCTGGCATCATGCTGGGAATATGGGCATAACTATACACCGCAAGCCGATCCGGATGCAAGGTGAGTACATCGTCTATGGTCTGCTGAAAAGTTTCCAGTGTCTGCAGTGGCAAACCATAAATTAGATCAAAATTAATAGAATCAATATTAGCTTCGCGAAGCCAATTTGTTACCTGCTGAGTTTGTTCAAAAGGTTGAATGCGATGTATGGCCTCCTGGACTTTTTCATTCGTATCCTGAACGCCCAGGGAGGCACGATTACACCCGATATCAGCCAATGTTTGGATATGCTCCCGGGTGCAGCGGCGAGGATCAATTTCAACGCCAAATTCCGTTTCCTCTGTAAGATTGAACCGTTTTTTTATTTCATCGCCCAAACGCTGCAGCTGATTCGGCTTCAAAAAAGTGGGGGTCCCGCCGCCAAAGTGGATCTGAACGATTTCAGAATCGGGATGCAGCAACTTTGAAATCTGGTCCATTTCTTTCTCAAGATAATCGAGATAGGCATCTCCCCGATCCTGATCTTTTGTAATAATTTTTGTACATCCACAATACCAGCAGAGCGAGAAACAAAACGGAATATGAAAATACAGAGATACCGGACGCGGTTCCCTATTACGATCGATTAAGTACTCATAAAGCGTTAAGATATCCTCATATCCCGTCTCGCTGAACTGTACCGCAGTGGGATATGAGGTATAGCGCGGACCCTGTACGTTATACTTTTTGATAAGGTCAATATTCAGTTTTGAAGCATCCATTTTACGTAGGTCTTTAAAATTGAACTAAAGCTGGAATTTTAAGCAGATAATCAGTTGAAATATTTGGGGATGAAATCTGTGGTTCCCTGCAAGAGTTCATAAACACACTCGGTACTATGAGATGTACCTGTAGGTATAAATCCCGCAGCGCTAAGCAGTATTTCTTCATCTATCTCGAAGTAGAAAGAGAATGTATCGGGATTTTTGATCTCCAGACACCGACGGGGAATAGCAAAATGACGATTTATTTTTCCGATAAAGTTGGCATAGCACAAAACGATATATGTAATCGCTCCATCCTGAGGAGTAATCATTACGTTCTGAATAACTCCCACTTCCTCTCCTGTAGGATTTTTAATTTTTGTTCCCATAATGTCGGTTACTAATTGTGTACCAGTTTTCATAATTTCATTTTCAATATTTAAGTGTTATTTGATTTTATAAGTTGTGTTTTCAACTCAAAAGTGCTGTTTCGGTTGTATATTTACATGCAGCTCATTCCTAAAAATCCTTCCTGTTAAACTGACGCTGACTTCTCCAAAGCGGAATGCCCATCCAGACCAGAAGGCTGGCAGACGCCACCCCTATCCCAAGCATGGTCCCAAAAAATCGATTGAACACCGCGCCGGTATATCCCATGAGTGCAGAAATATCGAATTCAAGTAATACAGTTATTCGAGCCAGATCTATTGGGTTTGCTAATGCCAGTGCCAGCATCGGTTTTTCAATGGGATAATCTCCAAAGGTAAAAATGGCTAACAGTACTAATCCGTCATAAAGCACCGCCAGGAAAAGCCAGCTGACCAAAGCAAAACCAAGCCCTTTTACCCGATCTTCGAAAAAGTATAGGCCGAACCAAAAACCAAGTCCTGTAAACAGAATCGTTAACACAATACCTAGTAAAAGAACCAGTAAAATTGACGATAGGTTGGCCGATAAAATCATACCGGTATAAATCATTGGCAGTGCCGTTCCCACTGCAAAAGCCAACGCCAACGGAACGCTAAGTCCGCCAAACAACCCCCAGAAAAAAGAGGAGCGATCAATCGGTTGGGCCAACAAAAGTTCGGTAAATTCTCGAGACTGATAAAGGTAGAGTGCACCGTAGATCATCCCTACCAGCGGTATAAGCAACAGCATTATATTTGACACACTAAGCAATGCCTTGGGACCCGCGCTACCGAAACGAATCATAGCATCGGCAATGAGCAGGTAAATGAGTCCATAGCCCACAATCCACTTCCCTCGAAGAAGATCTTTCCATTGGTATTTTAAAATTGTTAGTGTTTTCATGCTGCTGTTTCCTCCATCATTTTAGCCACAGCACCTTCGAGTCGCTGTTCTTTTTGCCGTTCCATCAGTTTATGCATGGGACCATCATATCGAATGTTTCCTTCTACAATAAATATGAGATGATCGGTTAATTCTTCTATCTCACTCATAATGTGGGAGGTCAACAGTACTGTTTTTCCTTTGTCCTTCTCTTCATGAACCAGCTTCTTAAACTGTACGCTCGACTTTGGATCAAGTCCCGCCGTGGGCTCATCAAAAATCAGGATTTCCGGATCAAACATCATGGACAGAATAGCTCCTACTTTCTGACGCATTCCACCGGAAAGTGTCCGCATGCGCTTGTCAATATCATTATCGAGCTCAAAATACTCGAGCAACTCCTTATCCCGATTTGTGGGGCTTCCACGCATATCTTTGATGAAATCAAACAGTTCTCTGATCGTCATATTTTCGGGATAACGGGCTATCTGTGGCATATAACCGATCTTTCGACGATAATCCCACTGCCCTTCTATGTTCTCTCCATTGATTAAAATATTTCCTGCCGTTGGCTTTACCAGTCCCAGCAGAGTTTTAATCGTGGTGGTCTTTCCCGAACCATTCGGTCCTACGATACCGGTAGCCTGTCCTGCCGGAATCTGTAACTCTATATCATTAAGGACCGTACGAGATCCAAAATCTTTACGTAAGTTTTTTATTGTAATCATAGAACAGGCTCCATTTTCGGTTTAGAATCAATAAGCGTTTCGGGAGTAAGGACCGGCATAAATTTTTCGGCAGCATCCAAAAGATCGATAAGCAGACTTCGTAGTAGCAGCAACGATTCTGGCTGTTTTTCTACCAGTATGGAAAACAATCGCACAGGACGATGAGGCACATCCCCTACTCCATCACGATCTAAATCGTATCCTTCATACTCACTCCAGTAATTTTTATCAAAATTATTGCTATAGTTCATCCTGCTGTTTGTTGATACTTCAAAGGAATTGGCGATAAAATTATTCTTACTAAATAGGTTGTCAGTAGAATTTGCCATCAGCTGAATCGCCCATCCATTTTGGCTGAACGTATTATCTTTTATATCATTTCTGCTGGATGCTTCCATATAGAGTCCCACTGAATTATTTTCAAAAGTATTATTTCTAATTACGCTTCTGTTTATCTCTTTCAGCAGCATTCCATAAGCAGATGAACCCCAGTTGTCCGCAAACCGATTATTAATGATCTCTACATTAGAAGTGTACATGACCGCCACCCCGCCACCATTATCACGGAAGGTATTATTTTCGTACCGGCAATTATCCGAATACATAAAATGGATTCCGTAACGGATATTCCCCTCACTGATATTACCGGAAATAGTAGCCCCGTCAACAAACTCAAAATAAAGTCCGTCGCGATGACCGTAGATATAGTTATCCGTAATTTCTACGTCTTTTGTGTACCAAAGGTGGATACCATTGCCGGAGTTGGTTTCACGCTGATATGATGCCGTAATATGATTGTTTTTCAGGACTGTTCCCTCAGATTTAGCCAGATAAATCCCAAAAAAGTTATTCACCAGCTTCACATTTTCAATGCGGACGTTATGCGCCGATTCAACCACAATTCCAGCATAATCGTCCATAAAACCGGCTTTGCTGTTATGAACTTCAATATCTTTTATTACTACGCTATCCGCTTCCACAACCACAACAAAGCCCTGTTCATCACCGTCGATGATGGCATTTTCTTCTCCCAATAACGTAATTCTTTTGTTTATGCGAATATCGTATTCAATATAGCGCCCTTCTTTAACAAACACGGTATCGCCTGGTTGAGCCTGATCAATTCCTGTCTGTACAGAAGTGATATCACCGTCTTTGGCAACAGTTATCTGGATAGCCGAAATCCGAGAGATAGGCATCGATAGCATCAGCCCCACAAACAGCATGGTTGTTAATTTTAATAATCTCATAGCCTCAATCCTTATTTGTAACTCAATTTACAGTACCAACTTGCAGCTTCAATGCTACCTTTCTATTTGGGACACCTCCGCCCATTTTAACAATGCTCCGGATTTTTCAGCCACATGCTCCCGGGCTTCTTTTTCCGATGGAAAAGCCAGTAGCGATTCGCCCATCGGGCTGTTTATCACCTCACTCTTCACGAACTGTGCCTCTCCGGCCTTAATCCAATTACCCGGCTGATTATAATCGCTCACATACCGTATTGCTCCTTGCAATTCATCGGCATTTTCTCGCTGATAGACTGCCATACATTCGATGGCGTCAAACTTTATCGCCTTTCCCTTATCTGTTACGATTTGGGAAGCGAACTGCTCGTCCGTTATCATCATCTTGCAATGCGCGCACTCGTCACTACCGTAGTGAATCACCGCCGGTTCCTGGCTGCAGGCTGTTGCCAAAAGAAACAACCCAGCAACAGCAATAATTTTAATAATCTTATAGAGATACATTATAACAGACCTCTTTTTTATCAATCCTCTTTGCTTTTCCACCATACCGTGCCGGCTATACCCATTGATAGTAGTGAGATATAAAATCCAATATGCGGCAGCGAAGTGGCATTAATATTCAGTAATTGCTTGCTACCCAAAAGCGGTGGCTGGTACGTCATGCCCGGTACTTTAATCGGGGCATCGGGGTTTAAATTATGACCATAATCGTATCCCCAGATATAAAAATCTACCAGTCCGGCAATGGCCAGCAATACAAAGATTCCAAGCCAGAACAGAATCCATTTCCTATCTCCTACTATTGCAATAACCACACCACTTATAATCAAAAAGCCGAATATAAAAGGCATGATCTTAAGTTCAGGGATAGAATCAGGGTTAATTTCTTTCATCCCGATATAATGGTTCAATCCATTAATATTTTGCAAATCATTCTTTTCCTTTCCCTGGATATTATCCACAGTAATATTCATGCCAATTCCCTCGGGATACTGTGGCGCATCCATGCTAATGCTCCAAATGGGTACAAAGTAAACGCCAATCAGTATTAGCGCCGCTACTCCCATCGAAATTCTTTTTTTTGTGTCCATTATATTAAGCCAAGAATGAAGGAAAATTACTACTATTATGAAATAAGAAGAAGAGAGGTTTCATCCTCTCTTCCACAGGGATTGAGGTCATTTAAGATTGACCTGTGCTATAGGATACTTCTACATCAGAATCTTCAGAAGATACTCGTACATAACCCTGCATCTCTTGGTGCAGCGCCGAGCAGAAGTCGGTACAGTAGAATGGGAAGACCCCTACTTTTTTGGGCTCCCACTTCAACGTCATAGTTTCGCCCGGCATAATAAGCAGTTCAGCATTATTGGCACCTTTCATTGCAAAACCGTGCGGTACATCCCAGTCCTGCTCGAGGTTTGTAACGTGGAAATACACTTCATCGCCCACTTTAATACCCTCGATATTATCGGGTGCAAAGTGACTTCGAATGGTGGTCATGTAAACATGTACTTCGTTGCCATCACGTTCCACACGTGTTTCTTTTTCGCTTTTAGCAGCATGAGGATGATTATTACCTTCGATTTCATAGAATCGTTTTTGATTCTCTTTGACCTTTTCGGCCGCGATGCCCTGTGCGTAGTGTGGCTCACCCTCGGTGGGGAAGTCAAGCAACAACTGCATTTTTTCGCCAGAGATATCAATTAATTGCGCCGAGT
This genomic interval carries:
- a CDS encoding COX15/CtaA family protein; the protein is MSPDQQKYIRWWLWTGAWLIFFMLVVGGITRLTDSGLSMSDWNLIMGALPPMSESEWMAVFERYKEFPQYQQINTGMSLTEFKAIFFWEYIHRLLGRIIGFVFLVPFIFFWVRGYFNARMLRRACILFALGALQGIMGWIMVKSGLVDVPYVSHYRLALHLLLAMILFGFCIWYALDLYDSDSSGKSNDLPALKRWSITLLIIFTFQVVWGAFTAGLDAGYMYNTFPTMNGDWLPGSAWVLQPLVLNLVENPGTVQWMHRILGTILGIAAAIFWWKNRKADLSPIIEQKARILLGMILTQYVLGILTVITNVEILVGVIHQAGAFMVLFFWIWYYHDLKSNGVKV
- the hemN gene encoding oxygen-independent coproporphyrinogen III oxidase, giving the protein MDASKLNIDLIKKYNVQGPRYTSYPTAVQFSETGYEDILTLYEYLIDRNREPRPVSLYFHIPFCFSLCWYCGCTKIITKDQDRGDAYLDYLEKEMDQISKLLHPDSEIVQIHFGGGTPTFLKPNQLQRLGDEIKKRFNLTEETEFGVEIDPRRCTREHIQTLADIGCNRASLGVQDTNEKVQEAIHRIQPFEQTQQVTNWLREANIDSINFDLIYGLPLQTLETFQQTIDDVLTLHPDRLAVYSYAHIPSMMPAQKLLNEADMPSTDEKLAMLQLSISYLTENRYRFIGMDHFSREDEELSQAMDNGTLQRNFQGYSTLAGADLYAFGMSGISNVGEYYWQNTKDIGGYYEQLDEGNAPVFKILQLSRDDRLRKSVIMDIMCRMGIDYHSVENQWNIDFTDYFSDELKRLLELEKDGLIVRSSDELIITEKGRLFLRNIAMCFDYYLNEQKEVHNFSKTV
- a CDS encoding PRC-barrel domain-containing protein, whose protein sequence is MKTGTQLVTDIMGTKIKNPTGEEVGVIQNVMITPQDGAITYIVLCYANFIGKINRHFAIPRRCLEIKNPDTFSFYFEIDEEILLSAAGFIPTGTSHSTECVYELLQGTTDFIPKYFN
- a CDS encoding ABC transporter permease subunit yields the protein MKTLTILKYQWKDLLRGKWIVGYGLIYLLIADAMIRFGSAGPKALLSVSNIMLLLIPLVGMIYGALYLYQSREFTELLLAQPIDRSSFFWGLFGGLSVPLALAFAVGTALPMIYTGMILSANLSSILLVLLLGIVLTILFTGLGFWFGLYFFEDRVKGLGFALVSWLFLAVLYDGLVLLAIFTFGDYPIEKPMLALALANPIDLARITVLLEFDISALMGYTGAVFNRFFGTMLGIGVASASLLVWMGIPLWRSQRQFNRKDF
- a CDS encoding ABC transporter ATP-binding protein codes for the protein MITIKNLRKDFGSRTVLNDIELQIPAGQATGIVGPNGSGKTTTIKTLLGLVKPTAGNILINGENIEGQWDYRRKIGYMPQIARYPENMTIRELFDFIKDMRGSPTNRDKELLEYFELDNDIDKRMRTLSGGMRQKVGAILSMMFDPEILIFDEPTAGLDPKSSVQFKKLVHEEKDKGKTVLLTSHIMSEIEELTDHLIFIVEGNIRYDGPMHKLMERQKEQRLEGAVAKMMEETAA
- the nosD gene encoding nitrous oxide reductase family maturation protein NosD, coding for MRLLKLTTMLFVGLMLSMPISRISAIQITVAKDGDITSVQTGIDQAQPGDTVFVKEGRYIEYDIRINKRITLLGEENAIIDGDEQGFVVVVEADSVVIKDIEVHNSKAGFMDDYAGIVVESAHNVRIENVKLVNNFFGIYLAKSEGTVLKNNHITASYQRETNSGNGIHLWYTKDVEITDNYIYGHRDGLYFEFVDGATISGNISEGNIRYGIHFMYSDNCRYENNTFRDNGGGVAVMYTSNVEIINNRFADNWGSSAYGMLLKEINRSVIRNNTFENNSVGLYMEASSRNDIKDNTFSQNGWAIQLMANSTDNLFSKNNFIANSFEVSTNSRMNYSNNFDKNYWSEYEGYDLDRDGVGDVPHRPVRLFSILVEKQPESLLLLRSLLIDLLDAAEKFMPVLTPETLIDSKPKMEPVL
- a CDS encoding nitrous oxide reductase accessory protein NosL; this encodes MYLYKIIKIIAVAGLFLLATACSQEPAVIHYGSDECAHCKMMITDEQFASQIVTDKGKAIKFDAIECMAVYQRENADELQGAIRYVSDYNQPGNWIKAGEAQFVKSEVINSPMGESLLAFPSEKEAREHVAEKSGALLKWAEVSQIER